The Callospermophilus lateralis isolate mCalLat2 chromosome 3, mCalLat2.hap1, whole genome shotgun sequence genome has a segment encoding these proteins:
- the Cfl2 gene encoding cofilin-2: MASGVTVNDEVIKVFNDMKVRKSSTQEEIKKRKKAVLFCLSDDKRQIIVEEAKQILVGDIGDTVEDPYTSFVKLLPLNDCRYALYDATYETKESKKEDLVFIFWAPESAPLKSKMIYASSKDAIKKKFTGIKHEWQVNGLDDIKDRSTLGEKLGGNVVVSLEGKPL, from the exons ATG gCATCTGGAGTTACAGTGAATGATGAAGTCATCAAAGTTTTTAATGATATGAAAGTAAGGAAGTCTTCTACACAAGAGGagatcaaaaaaagaaagaaagcagttcTCTTCTGTTTAAGCGATGACAAAAGACAAATAATTGTAGAGGAAGCAAAGCAGATCTTGGTGGGTGACATTGGTGATACTGTAGAGGACCCCTACACATCTTTTGTGAAGTTGCTACCTCTGAATGATTGCCGATATGCTTTGTACGATGCCACATACGAAACAAAAGAGTCTAAGAAAGAAGACCTAGTATTTATATTCTG gGCTCCTGAAAGTGCACCCTTAAAAAGCAAGATGATTTATGCTAGCTCTAAAGATGCCATTAAAAAGAAATTCACAG gtattaAACACGAGTGGCAAGTAAATGGCTTGGATGATATTAAGGACCGATCAACACTTGGAGAGAAATTGGGAGGCAATGTAGTAGTTTCACTTGAAGGAAAACCATTATAA